From Pelosinus fermentans DSM 17108, the proteins below share one genomic window:
- the dhaL gene encoding dihydroxyacetone kinase subunit DhaL: protein MYDNYVLGKKDFIKIITALAAVVEEKRDYLSDLDSPIGDGDHGFNLSIGFREVMKNLSLWEQESLAIIWEKIGMAILGKVGGSAGPLYGSFFLKFGEVAQGKEIITFNDFYAMFSAGIAAIEMRGKAVVGEKTMVDALRPGIDAFADAMEKQIEPLSAFSAFVEAADRGAKATIPIIAKKGRAMRLGERAIGHIDPGAVSATLFLQTIYKILLEKNDWRKGSTQEENCRKPTKRSVDCAFFF from the coding sequence ATGTATGATAATTATGTATTAGGAAAAAAGGACTTTATAAAAATTATAACGGCATTAGCGGCAGTTGTCGAGGAAAAAAGAGATTATCTGTCGGATTTGGATTCTCCAATTGGTGACGGTGACCATGGGTTCAATTTAAGCATTGGTTTCCGTGAGGTTATGAAGAACCTTTCTCTTTGGGAGCAAGAAAGTTTGGCTATAATATGGGAAAAAATAGGTATGGCTATTTTAGGTAAGGTTGGCGGTTCAGCCGGTCCTTTATATGGAAGCTTTTTTCTGAAGTTTGGTGAAGTTGCCCAAGGAAAGGAAATTATTACGTTTAATGATTTTTATGCCATGTTTTCGGCTGGCATTGCCGCTATCGAAATGCGCGGTAAAGCGGTGGTCGGTGAAAAAACTATGGTAGACGCACTGCGCCCAGGAATTGATGCTTTTGCCGATGCGATGGAGAAACAGATCGAACCGTTGTCAGCGTTTAGTGCATTTGTGGAAGCGGCTGACCGAGGTGCAAAAGCTACTATTCCAATTATAGCCAAGAAAGGCAGGGCCATGCGTTTAGGTGAGCGGGCGATCGGTCATATTGATCCAGGTGCAGTATCTGCAACTTTGTTTTTGCAGACGATTTACAAAATATTGTTAGAAAAAAATGACTGGCGAAAAGGAAGCACTCAGGAAGAAAACTGCCGAAAACCTACAAAAAGGTCAGTTGATTGCGCATTTTTCTTTTAA
- a CDS encoding Lin0368 family putative glycerol transporter subunit: MNYVRTIIGTAVAGIFVMSVWGAFVQKYDLVGGWFAAFIIIGTLWFLNHHVGMIDNQEGGAWIDMALGIGVAGTMRDIFIAGSITPLVESLPTLILVILGGITGGIVAAVCQKSMVKNEQEGV; encoded by the coding sequence ATGAATTATGTAAGAACCATTATAGGAACAGCCGTCGCTGGTATCTTTGTTATGAGTGTATGGGGGGCCTTTGTGCAGAAATACGATTTAGTAGGAGGCTGGTTTGCTGCTTTTATCATCATAGGGACACTTTGGTTTCTGAATCACCATGTAGGTATGATTGACAATCAAGAAGGTGGTGCCTGGATAGATATGGCCTTGGGTATTGGGGTTGCTGGGACTATGCGGGATATTTTTATAGCAGGTTCGATAACACCATTGGTTGAATCCTTGCCTACACTGATATTAGTAATCTTGGGAGGCATTACTGGCGGTATTGTTGCGGCTGTATGTCAAAAATCAATGGTCAAGAATGAACAGGAAGGAGTGTAG
- a CDS encoding dihydroxyacetone kinase subunit DhaK, with translation MRRLVNDPYDVVEEMLEGYVLAHDKYVKLLANDGRVVVSKKTPMQDKVGVIIGGGSGHEPLFIGYVGSGFADAAVVGNINTSPSPEPCYNSVKAVDTGKGCLFLYGNYAGDVMNFDMAVEMASQEGIRVETVLVTDDVYSSATIADRRGVAGDFFVFKAAAAKADTGASLDEVKDVAVHANHNTRSMGVALSSATLPASGPIFEMEDGEMEIGMGIHGEPGVKRGKLESADKVVDQIMPYILNDLPFNKGDEVNVLVNGLGGLPLMDLHIVYRRVAQILAKHEIKIHISFVGNYATSMDMIGMSITLIKLDEELKKLLDAPCDTPYCVIK, from the coding sequence ATGAGAAGATTGGTGAACGATCCGTATGACGTCGTAGAGGAAATGCTGGAAGGTTATGTATTGGCACATGATAAATATGTTAAATTACTAGCTAATGATGGACGGGTTGTTGTCAGTAAGAAGACACCGATGCAAGATAAAGTGGGAGTTATTATTGGAGGGGGTTCAGGGCATGAACCCTTGTTTATAGGATATGTAGGGTCAGGATTTGCAGATGCAGCAGTCGTTGGTAATATCAACACTTCTCCTTCGCCAGAGCCTTGCTACAATTCCGTTAAAGCTGTGGATACTGGCAAGGGATGTTTATTTTTGTACGGGAATTATGCTGGTGATGTTATGAATTTTGATATGGCAGTAGAAATGGCAAGTCAGGAAGGCATTCGGGTGGAAACCGTACTGGTGACTGATGACGTTTACTCGTCAGCTACGATTGCTGACCGTCGCGGCGTGGCTGGAGATTTCTTTGTATTCAAAGCTGCTGCTGCGAAAGCCGATACTGGTGCTAGTCTGGATGAAGTTAAAGATGTGGCTGTACATGCTAATCATAATACAAGGTCTATGGGGGTGGCGTTATCATCAGCGACCCTTCCTGCCAGCGGTCCAATTTTTGAGATGGAAGACGGGGAAATGGAAATTGGCATGGGCATACATGGTGAACCAGGAGTGAAACGCGGTAAATTAGAATCGGCTGATAAAGTCGTTGACCAGATTATGCCATATATTTTAAATGATCTTCCATTTAATAAAGGTGATGAAGTCAATGTACTAGTAAATGGTTTAGGCGGATTACCATTGATGGATTTACATATTGTGTACCGCCGGGTTGCACAAATCCTGGCAAAGCATGAAATTAAGATACATATTTCGTTTGTAGGAAACTATGCGACTTCCATGGATATGATCGGTATGTCCATTACTTTAATAAAATTAGATGAAGAATTAAAAAAGCTTTTGGATGCTCCATGTGATACTCCATACTGTGTGATTAAGTAA
- the dhaM gene encoding dihydroxyacetone kinase phosphoryl donor subunit DhaM, whose amino-acid sequence MFGFVIVSHSEKVAEGIKDVVEQLHGGKSVCVAAGGVDGRIGTNPLKIQEAIETVQNCEHILVFVDLGSAVLSTDLAIDLLEDDLRQKVMMVDGPILEGAVIGVIQASITDDLAEVLEMIKKSKELVKFSE is encoded by the coding sequence ATGTTTGGATTTGTAATTGTATCGCATAGTGAAAAAGTTGCAGAAGGAATAAAAGATGTTGTCGAACAGCTGCATGGAGGAAAATCGGTTTGCGTGGCAGCTGGGGGGGTGGATGGAAGAATAGGTACGAATCCTTTGAAAATTCAAGAAGCTATTGAAACTGTTCAAAATTGTGAGCATATATTAGTTTTCGTTGATTTGGGCAGTGCGGTTCTGAGTACCGATTTGGCTATTGACTTGTTAGAAGACGACTTACGGCAAAAAGTCATGATGGTTGATGGTCCCATTTTGGAAGGCGCTGTTATTGGAGTGATTCAGGCCAGTATTACTGATGATTTAGCAGAAGTGCTGGAAATGATTAAAAAAAGTAAAGAACTCGTGAAATTTAGCGAATAA
- a CDS encoding M48 family metallopeptidase translates to MDIRTFFRKAVLGTGILTLCFSLATGLFHPTKTEAINIGKLGGTVVSTAKQQDEIKKSLDHYENDGRNELFEQLKASEGVNEDPDFNATLASIMTRLTSTIAKTEPSIQDKPYNYFINPQTAFNAFCSLGHNVSVNVGVFSFFDNNEDKIAAVVAHELVHGQKNHPINGAKKKLTVDFVQKVAGSQVSGGSKLAVDVVATNTKAVGITKPNEWESDNIAFSYITDAGYNPGAPAAVWQRVIDKMSSGGSKGLFDDLLNPSTHPGEKERRDNYSKKLTEYSNKKVTVNAVTGEIKINNKSFMKPAAFANMSGIERSYLIAGNLAAAYHNNESLAQARNDNGVIRLGEQAIVQPCPADIGADEIVRILNEIK, encoded by the coding sequence TTGGATATAAGAACTTTTTTTCGTAAGGCAGTGTTGGGGACAGGGATTTTGACTCTTTGTTTTTCACTGGCTACAGGTTTGTTTCATCCAACAAAAACTGAAGCCATTAATATTGGTAAACTCGGAGGCACAGTGGTTAGTACTGCTAAGCAACAAGACGAGATAAAAAAATCTCTTGACCACTATGAAAATGATGGACGAAATGAACTTTTTGAACAACTTAAAGCATCGGAAGGTGTAAACGAAGATCCTGATTTTAATGCAACACTTGCCAGCATTATGACAAGACTGACAAGTACGATTGCTAAAACTGAGCCATCAATACAAGACAAGCCATACAATTATTTTATTAACCCCCAAACGGCATTCAATGCATTTTGCAGCCTGGGGCATAATGTTTCTGTCAATGTTGGTGTATTTTCCTTTTTCGATAATAACGAAGATAAGATAGCAGCTGTTGTTGCTCACGAACTGGTCCACGGACAAAAGAACCATCCTATAAATGGTGCTAAAAAGAAATTGACAGTCGATTTTGTCCAAAAGGTTGCTGGTTCACAAGTGAGTGGCGGCAGCAAATTAGCTGTTGATGTAGTGGCTACCAATACCAAGGCGGTTGGCATAACCAAGCCGAATGAATGGGAATCTGATAATATCGCTTTTTCCTATATCACTGATGCTGGTTACAATCCTGGCGCTCCGGCAGCAGTATGGCAGCGTGTAATCGATAAAATGAGTAGTGGTGGTTCAAAAGGTCTTTTTGATGATCTTCTAAATCCTTCCACCCATCCAGGGGAAAAAGAAAGACGTGATAATTATTCTAAAAAGCTGACTGAGTACAGCAATAAGAAAGTCACTGTCAATGCTGTTACTGGTGAAATCAAAATAAACAACAAATCCTTTATGAAACCAGCTGCATTCGCCAATATGAGTGGGATTGAACGCAGCTATCTGATCGCTGGCAATCTGGCTGCTGCTTATCATAATAATGAATCTCTCGCGCAAGCTCGTAATGACAATGGTGTAATAAGACTTGGCGAGCAAGCGATCGTGCAGCCTTGCCCTGCTGATATAGGCGCAGATGAAATTGTAAGAATTCTAAATGAAATAAAATAA
- a CDS encoding Lin0368 family putative glycerol transporter subunit, translating to MTEGLMVATFAGGFIFPFMVSMCWGKMVEVWGAIGGWMAAGFIVGTTWALNHYIPLIYQSGHAWIDQAWAAGFGLLAGAAFSGASIAKAMPTVVCSIIGGTIGGFILSLVLK from the coding sequence ATGACAGAGGGACTTATGGTTGCAACCTTTGCAGGTGGTTTTATATTTCCCTTCATGGTTAGTATGTGCTGGGGAAAAATGGTGGAGGTATGGGGGGCGATTGGCGGTTGGATGGCAGCAGGGTTTATCGTTGGCACGACATGGGCGCTTAATCACTATATTCCTCTTATTTATCAAAGTGGGCATGCATGGATAGATCAGGCATGGGCAGCCGGATTCGGTCTCTTAGCAGGTGCTGCTTTCTCAGGAGCAAGTATTGCTAAAGCGATGCCTACTGTGGTGTGTTCGATTATCGGAGGAACTATTGGAGGATTTATTCTTTCCTTGGTTTTGAAATAA
- a CDS encoding transposase, translating into MARKPRVHYDGALYHVIARGNNRANVFETDEKKEKYLEILADYKERYDFQLYAYVIMDNHSTYCFK; encoded by the coding sequence ATGGCAAGAAAGCCAAGAGTGCATTACGATGGTGCACTCTATCATGTAATAGCCAGGGGAAATAATCGAGCAAATGTATTTGAAACAGATGAAAAAAAAGAAAAGTATCTAGAAATCTTAGCAGACTATAAAGAACGATATGACTTTCAATTGTACGCTTATGTGATTATGGACAATCACTCCACTTACTGCTTCAAGTAG
- a CDS encoding DUF3829 domain-containing protein: MKIRVVLICICMSLLLTACSNISNTLSNSSTKGDDIKKFNSYIELLNFKQGWLSGVAKFYFNEFGTGEEINIKKEFSGFILFPTAEREGEKSLYGFHKERHTKLPRKYQADRPSYGEIDDKMLTLCDKTDAFIELYFKDVTLYYANKEYEKDNFAKGRELHKKMVLSYRELSEAADDFSTAFYPKMVEHEGAELPGLKKKGFNIHYYALSVLLSGREISHMFDTLESGGKDFLEADLAQYEEVYNKFNSNVSELKKIYKDKDQLKKEGYSADQVPFLNQFVKTTEGMQTAATDTLNMIKAGTTEVKNENTGKFTTGGRSYPVGEFRRRLGQLVDEYNNSISE; the protein is encoded by the coding sequence ATGAAAATAAGAGTAGTTCTAATTTGTATTTGTATGAGCCTATTATTAACGGCTTGTTCAAATATCTCAAATACCTTGAGCAATAGCAGCACAAAGGGGGATGATATAAAGAAGTTTAATTCCTATATCGAACTTTTAAATTTTAAACAGGGCTGGTTAAGCGGTGTTGCTAAGTTCTATTTTAATGAATTTGGTACAGGCGAAGAAATAAATATAAAAAAAGAATTTAGCGGTTTTATATTGTTTCCGACGGCGGAAAGAGAAGGGGAAAAAAGTCTTTATGGGTTTCATAAGGAGCGCCACACCAAGCTGCCACGCAAATATCAGGCGGATAGACCTAGCTATGGAGAAATTGACGATAAAATGCTAACGTTATGCGATAAGACAGATGCATTTATTGAGCTATATTTTAAAGATGTTACTTTATATTATGCCAATAAAGAGTATGAAAAGGACAATTTTGCCAAAGGACGTGAACTTCATAAAAAGATGGTTTTAAGTTATAGAGAGTTGTCAGAGGCAGCTGATGATTTCTCAACTGCATTTTATCCGAAAATGGTTGAACATGAAGGCGCAGAATTACCTGGTCTTAAGAAAAAAGGATTTAACATACACTATTATGCACTAAGTGTATTATTAAGCGGGAGAGAAATAAGCCATATGTTTGATACGTTAGAAAGCGGAGGAAAAGACTTCTTAGAGGCTGATTTGGCACAATATGAAGAAGTGTACAATAAATTCAACTCAAATGTATCAGAATTGAAAAAGATCTATAAAGACAAAGATCAACTGAAAAAAGAGGGGTATTCGGCAGACCAAGTCCCATTTTTAAACCAATTTGTAAAAACTACCGAAGGAATGCAAACAGCGGCGACAGACACCCTGAACATGATTAAAGCAGGGACTACTGAAGTTAAAAATGAAAATACCGGAAAATTTACCACTGGCGGACGCAGCTATCCTGTAGGCGAATTCAGACGCCGCTTGGGGCAGCTTGTTGATGAATATAATAATAGTATATCTGAATAA